TCATCCCGGCGTTCTTCCTCGCGCTCGTCGTCTGGAAGATCGACGTCACGATCAAAGAGCCGCTCGACCTCATGGTCGTCACGTTCCTCCTCGGCTTCCTCTTCGCCGGGTTCGCCGCCGTCGTCAACACCATGCTGCAGGGCGTCTTCCAGGTCGTCCCGCTCGTCGGCATGGTCCTCTTCTTCTTCCTCGTCGTCGGCCCCGTCGAGGAAACCGTCAAATGGCTCGCCGTCCGCCTCTACGCCTACGACAGCCCGAACTTCGACTCCGTCGTCGACGGTGCCGTCTACGGCGCAATCGCGGGTCTCGGCTTCGCCACCGTGGAGAACTTCATCTACATCACGCGCCCCGCGCTCCAGGCGGCGAGCACCGGCGGCGGCCAGGCCGCCCTTCAGGCCGCCCTCGACACCGCCGCCGTCCGCCTCTTCGCCGGCCCCGGCCACGTCATCTACTCCGCGTTCGCCGGCTACTACCTCGGCCTCGCGAAGTTCAACCCCGGCAAGCGCGGCCCGATCGTGGTGAAGGGCCTCCTCGTCGCCGCCGTCATCCACGCCACCTACAACTCCCTCGTCGGCCACGTCGGCGTCCTCACGTACTTCCTCCCCATCGGCGGCGGCGTCGCCTACCTCCTCTTCGTCTTCGTCTACGACGGCGTCTTCTTCTACATCCTCTACCGCAAACTCGCCCGCTACCGCGAGAAGTACCGCGAGTACGACGCCGGCCGCGTCGACGACGACTTCGACGGCCTCACGCCCGCCGTCGAACGCGTCGACTAACTGCCCTGTGGCTCTCTCTCAGTACGAATCGAGGCGGTCGACGTACTTCGCGACGACGTCGACTTCGACGTTCACGCGGTCGCCGACGGCCCGCTCCGCGAGCGTGGTCTCGTCGTAAGTGGTCGGGATGATGGCGACGTCGAACGTCCCCGCGTCGTCGTCGACGGCCGCGACCGTGAGGCTGATGCCGTCCAGCGCGACCGAGCCCTTCGGCGCGACGTAGCGCTCGTAGCCGTCGGGGAGCGCGAACGTGAACGTCCAGTCCTCCCCCACCCGCTCGACGCCGACGACGTCCGTCGTCGTGTCGACGTGCCCCTGAACGACGTGGCCGTCGAGCCGGCCGTCGACGGGCATCGCGCGCTCGACGTTCACGCCGTCGCCCGCTTCGACCGCGTCGAGCGTCGTCTTCTCCAGGGTTTCGCTCGCCGTGAACACGCTGAACCAGCCGTCACCGTACTCTTCCACGGTGAGGCAGACGCCGGAGACGCTGATGGACTGACCATGCTCGAACGGCCCGAGCCCGCCGTCTTCGAGACGGAGCCGACGGCCGTCTTCGGTGTCTGTCACTCGCTCGACGCGGCTCGTCGCTTCGACGATTCCCGTGAACATCTACGTCTAACTATCGGGGAGCGTTCCATGACCGTTACGCTCTGCGGCGACGAGAGCGTTATGTGGCTCCGCGCCGGACAGAAGCGTATGGGAATCATCGGGACGCTCGGATTCGCGGGGATGCTCGTCGTCGCCGCGCCGCTCATCGTCTTCGGCGTCCGCCGCAGCCTCGCCGGCGACCCCTTCGGGTACGCCGCGCTCGGCCTCGCCGTCCTCCTCCTCACCGTCCCCACAGTCCTCCCCAACCCGCTCGACCCCGGCGACTACCTCGAAAAACTCGGCGGGACACTCGTCAAAGACCCCGACGAGGACTGAGGACTCGTTCTCTCGACCACTCCACGCTCACCGAACAATTCGACGCCCACCGGACTGCTCTCCGTTAGCCGGATACTCCACGCTCGGCCGCCAGGCCTTCGCCTCAGCTCAGCGCCGGACGCGCGGCGTGCTGCTCCGCGGGTAGTCCGTGAGGTTCTCGAAGCCGTCCTCGGTGACGACGACGAGGTCCTCGATGCGCACGCCGCCCTTCTCGGGGTCGTAAACCCCCGGTTCGACCGTCACGACGTCGCCGACCCGTAGCTCCTCGCTCGCCGTGAGCGACGGGGCTTCGTGGAGGCTCACGCCGACCCCGTGACCGACGCCGTGCGTGAACCCCGCGTCGAGGTCTGCGCCCGCGCCGAAGCCGTACGCGACGATCTCGGCCGCGCCTTCCTCGTGGACTGACTCGGCGGGCGCGCCGGCCTCGATGGCGTCGAACGCCATGTCCTGCGCCGACTCGACGGCGAGGTAGGCGCGGCGGTCCCAGCCGCCCGAGGAGTCGACGACGAACGTCCGCGTCAGGTCGCCGTAGTAGCCCTCGGGGCCGCGCGGCGAGACGTCGAGGAGCACCGTCTCGTCCGCGTGCACGGGAACGTCGCCGTAGAAGTGGAGGTCCGCGCACGCCCCGCCCGCCGCGACGACCGTGTTGTGCGCGTCGGAGACGCCCTCCGCGCCGAGCACGGCGTTCACCTCGCGCCGCAGGTACTCCGTCGTCACCGGGACGCCCTCGTGGACGAGGCGGTCGTCCGTCTCGCGCACGGCCGCTTCGGCGAGCACGGTCTCGGCGCGCGCCATCCCCGCCTGCGCCGCCGCCTGCACCTCGCGCAGCCGCTCGACCTCCCACGCCGACTTCACGCGCCGCGCCTCGGCGACGGCGTCCGTCGATTCGAGGGCGAACCCCGCGCGTTCGAGGTAGACCGCCGCGTCGTGCGGGAGCGACGCCGGAACGAGGACGGTGCCGCCGTCGAGGCCCGCGTGCTCCGCGAGTAGCTCCGCGGCCTGCGCGCCCGCCGCGTCCGCGGCGAGGTCGCCCTGTGTGAGCACCGTCCCAGCGAACTCCTCGCGCGCCTGCTCAGCGAACAGCGCGGGCGCGCAGAGGAACGCCTCCTCGCCCGCGTAGACGAACGGCCACGCCCGGTCCGGCCCCGAAAACCGCGTGAGATACCGGAGGTCGTCGTCGAACCGGTCGCCGACGGCGACGAATCCGACGGCGTCGCGCGCCGCGAGCTCCGCCGCGAGCGCGCCGTATCCGGGACGACTCGCCGCACGGTCGGGCGTCGCGCGACCCGAGTCGCCCCCGGCGTCGTCGCCGGTCGGCGGCATCAGTGGAAGTTGATGGGGGCGGTCTCGTCCAGCGTCTCGCCGAGCGGCTTGTCCGTCGGCTCGCCGTAGAGCAGCACGTCGATGGGGAGCGTCGGCGCGCCGTCGACGAGGTTCTGCATGATGACGAGGCGCTCGCGCGCCCGGCTCATCCCGACGTAGAACACGCGGCGTTCGTTGTCCGTGAGAATCGGCACCGGGTCCGTCTGCCGCGTGAACTCCTCGATGCCCTCCGGGAGGTCGTCGGGGTCCGCCGTCGCCGCCATCTGCTCGACGACCTTCTCGGTGAGGTCGGTGGCGACGAAGACGTGGTCGGCCTCACGACCCTTCGCGGAGTGAATCGTGCCGAGGCGGACTCTGTCGGGAGCCGTCCCCCGGTAGTCACCGGAGAAGTACGCGTCCACGCTGCGGCGCTGGTAGCGCGTCACCTTCCGCAGCATGTCCGCCGCGGAACTCGGCCCGGGGACGAACGGGATGATGTCCCGGACGGTGTCCGCGTCGACCGTCACCTGCGTCGGGTCGTCGATGCCGAGCTCTTCCTCGCGGTCCTCCACGACCTGCCGGAGGTCGCCGCGGTCGTTCGTCCCGAACGCCGACTCCTGCAGCATGTCGACGAGGCGGCGGGCCTGCATCCCGTCGACGTCCTCGCCCGCGTCCAGCGCCTCGACGGCGTTCACGTACTGCTGGAGGCGGTCCGTCCACATCCGCTGGTCCGTCAGCGCCTGGAACGGGATGCCCTCGCCGATGAACTCGTCGAGGAAGTCGAAGAGCTGGTAGCGCGCCCGGAAGAGCACCATCACCGTCTCGTCCTCCTCCTCCTCGATGGTCCCGCGGACGTTCCGCACGAGGTCGAGCATCGACGGGCTGTCCACGGCCTCCACCGTCCCGCCCTCCTTCCGCGGTTTCAGGTTCTTCTCCTGGCGGTGCTCGATGTGGCTCACCTCCTGCTGGACGACTTCCAGCACTTTCGACGGGAGGCGGTAGGAGTTCGGGAGGACGATGTCCTCCGTCACCTTCGTCTCCAGGAGGAGGTCGGGGTCCGCGCCCTGCCACGCGTAGACGACCTGGTCGTCGTCGCCCGCGATGAGGACGGACTCCATGTGCGGCCGCCACTCCTTGTACACCTCGTACTGGAGGCTCGTGATGTCCTGGAACTCGTCGATGACGAGGTAGTCGACGTTCGGGACGAGCGAGCGCTGCTGCACGCGCTCCAGCATGTCCGCGAACCCGACGAGATCGTTCTCGCCCTTGTACGTCCGCCACGCCCGAATCGCCTCGGGGATGTCGTAGCGGTCGTCGCTCGACGGCCACGTCGGCGTGTACTTGTTCCCCGTCTGCGCGTTGTCGTCGATGTCCGGCGGCAGTCGGACCTCCTCTTCGTTCCAGCGGAAGGGGACGTCGTACCAGTCGGCGACCTCCCGGTCCGTTCGCTGGAGCCACTGACTCGTCGCGATGACCTTGTTCCCGAGCGCGGTGGAGCGTGCCGTTCGGCGACTCCCCGAGGAGTACTCGTCCTCGTAGGGGATGCCGTACTCCTCGCAGAACGACTCCTTGTCCTTCTCCCCGACGACGTCGCCGCGGGAGAGGTTCAGGAGCTCGTACGCTTTCGCGTGCATCGTGCTGACGTTCCCGCGGAGCGACCGCGGCTTCGTGTCGAGGCGTTCCGCGAGGCGTTCGCGGACCTCCGCGGCGGCGGCTCGCGTGTAAGAGACGACCAGTACGTCCCGGACGGTGACGCCGTCGCGTTCGAGAATCTCCTCGACGCGGTCGAGGAGTGCGGTCGTCTTCCCGCTCCCCGGCCCGCCGAACAAGCGCGTGACCTCCGGATCCGACTCGGTCATTACACAGTTACACGGGCCGGTTCCCTATAAACGGCGTGACTTGCGCGTCGGATCAGACGCCGCCGCATCGACCGCTCCAGAGAATCAGGTTCGTCGCGTCGACCGGGCCTGTCGCACGTCCGCACCGTCGCGGATTTTATCCTCACAGTTCGGGCAGACACGCGGCTGTGCTTCGGTATCGGGCGTGAACACCCGTGCGTACGCGTCCGTCACGAAAGATTCGCAGTTCTGACAGTGCGGCATAGCTCCACCAGCACTTTCCTAGGCATCCTCTTAATAACACTGGCCGAACACTCTCCGGACTGAGGGGTTCGCTCGCGGCGACCGCCGCGCCCACCACGCGCCGCCGACGGCCGTCAGACACGGGTCCGGCGACCGCTCCGCGCCCCTCGCGTTCTCCCCCGCTGACACCCCGCGACCCCGTATTTCCGTTCGACTGTTAGGAAACACACACCCATTGATCCGGCCGACCAACCGGGTTCAAGGGACTCCCGCGCCACACCACGCCCATGCACCTCGGAGACGCTACCTGGACCGACGCCGCCGACGCCGACCCCGACGTCGCCCTCCTCCCCGTCGGCAGCACCGAACAACACGGCCCGCACGCCCCGCTCGCCACCGACGCCCTCACCGCCAGCGCCGTCGCCGACGCCGCCGCCGACCGCTACGACGGCGAACTCGTCGTCGCCCCCACCCTCCCCGTCGGCGTCTCCGAAGAACACCGCGACTTCCCCGGAACCCTCTGGCTCACCCCGGACACCTTCCGCGCATCCGTCCGGGAAACCATCCAATCGCTCGTACACCACGGCTGGGACCGCGTCATCGTCGTGAACGGCCACGGCGGCAACACCGACGCGCTCGCCGAAGTCACCGCCACCGTCTCCCGCCACGACGACGCCTACGCCGTCGCCTTCACCTGGTTCGACGCCGTCGGCGACCACTCGAAAGACATGGGGCACGCCGGCCCGCTCGAAACCGCCTTCCTCCGCCACGTCCACCCCGAACTCGTCCACGAGGACCGCATCGAGGACGCCGCGGCGGGCGCGAGCCCCCGCTGGGGCGACTGGGTCGCCGGCGTCAACCTCGCCCACGACTCCCACGAGTTCAGCGAGAACGGCGTCGTCGGCGACCCCCGCGACGGCGACGCCGAACGAGGCGAAGAACTGGAGACGCTCGCCGCCGACGCCCTCGTCGAACTCGCCCGCGCCGTCGCCGACCGCGACCTCGACTGACCGGCGGGCGGTGAGCGGCGGGCGGCGAGTACGAGCGTCCGACCGGTGGGCGTGAGCGTCCGACCGGAGGCGCTACTCGTCGTCGTCCGCGTGCAGGTCGTCGAGTTTCGACCGGAGTTCGGGAATCGTGCCGGTGAGTTCGGCGACGTGCTCGGAGACCGCCTGGAGGTCGTCGAGGACGGACTCGATCTCCTCGATCTCGGCTTGGAGGTCGCTGGCGTCCTCGAAGGCGTCGGCGCGCTCGCCGATGGTGTACCACTTCTTCGCGTCACGGAGGTGGGTGTCGACCTCGTCGGCGGCGAGCGCGGACTTCAGGCCGTTGAGCACGCCGAGCGTGTTGTCGGCTTCGACGTCCCAGACGGCTTTCCCCTCGGGGAGCGCGTCGCGGGCTTTCGCGAGGTGGGTTTCCACGTCCTCGCGCATCTCCGCCGCCGCTTCGCCGAACAGTTCGTCGTCGTCCAGGCTGGATTGGCTCATACTCACACACTTCACCACGATACCTTAAATACCTCCGCCCAAAACCGAAAGTGAACCCCGGTCGAATCGCCCGACGCGCCCACCCTCGACGCCGAACCGACCACGCCAGAGAGGACGCCGACTAGCGGGCGACGCTCAGTCGTCGACGGAGACGAGCCGCATCAGCGGGTAGCCGTCCTCCATCGCCATCGCCGCGGTGACCCGACACCCCTCGTGCTCGACGACGACTTCGACCTCCATGAAACGCCCCGTCAGCTCCGTGTACTCGGCCGGCGAGTCCGCGAGTTCGGCCGCTAGTTCGGCTTCGAGGATGTCGACCGTCACAGATTCGCAGAACGGCTGGTTCTCGATGCTCTCCGCGATGGCGGTTTCGAGCGAGCCCGCGGAGTCGGGGCTCACGGGCGTGCCCGCGAACTGGTGGTAGAGCGTCCCGAACTTGATGCCCGCCTCGAAACACGCCTGCTCCGGGTTCGTCGCCATACCCGTGCTCTCGCCCCCGTCGCGGAAAGCGCTTCGCGTCCCGGCCCGCGGCTCCCTTCGCTCCGCGCTGAACGGCCGTGGTGTCGGCGGAGTGACGGCTTCGCTGGCGGGAACCGCATCCTTCTTTGTAACGCTGTTCGAGTATCGAACCGAATGGTGTCGAGGGTCCTCCTCACGGGCGCGGGCGGGCGAGTCGGGCAGGCCATCCTCGACGGTATCGGGGACGACTACGACTGGCGACTCCTCGACCGCGACCCGCCCACCGAGAACCCCGACCACGAGTTCGTCATCGCCGACATCACCGACCCGGACGAGATGCGCGAGGCGATGCAGGGCGTCGACGCCGTCGTCCACCTCGCCGGCGACCCCCGCCCCGAAGCGCCCTGGGACTCCGTACTGCGGAACAACATCGACGGAACCAAAGTCGTGCTCGACGCCGCCGTCGACGCCGACGTAGACAAATTCGCGTTCGCCTCCTCGAACCACGCCGTCGCCCACTACGAGACGGAGCGAAAGCCCGACCTCTACCGCACGCACGACGAGTTCAAACTCGACGGCACGGAGCTCCCGCGACCCGGCAACCTCTACGGCGTCTCCAAGGCCGCCGGCGAGACCCTCGGCCGCTACTACCACGACGAACACGACCTCTCCTTCGTCTCCGTACGCATCGGTAACCTCACCAAAGGCCACCCGCCCATCGACTACGAACGCGGTCAGGCGATGTGGCTCTCCCACCGCGACTGCGCCCACCTCTTCGACTGCTGTCTCGAAGCGGAGTACGACTACGAAATCGTCTACGGCATCAGCGACAACGACCGCAAATACTACTCCCTCGAACGCGCCAAGGAGGTCCTCGGCTACAGCCCGAGAGATAACTCCGCGCACTTCGACGGCGACGAACGCGTCGAATAGCACCCTCTTCGGCGGCTGACGCATCGCCGAATCGCGTGCACTCCGGCGGCTGACGCACCGCCGAATCGCGTGCACTCCGGCGGCTGACGCATCGCCGGACAGCGTGACCCACGGCTCCCGTGGGTCGCCGTCGCCGGAACGCGACGCGTTCCGGTCGCGAGCGAGAACGGGGTTCTCGCCACCGTTCGCTCTCTCGCGGTTTCCGCGCGAGCCGCGCGAGTGCGGGCAGTACGTCACGCTTCGCGTGACGGAATGAGCGAACGGCAACGCCGTGAGCCAGGAGAAACTCGTTCCGACCGTGCTCACTCGGCCGCTTCGCGCGGACTCACGGGTCGCTTCGTTGTACGGGCGACCCACGAGTCGCCCGTACGGTTAGCGGGACGCGAAGCGTCCCGCGCTACTCCCCGTTCGTCTTCCCGCGGTTCTCACTCGGCCGCTTCGCGGCCTCGTTCCGAACCGCGTTATCGCTCCGAACCGCGTGTCCCCCCAAGACACTTACTCGGATATCTGAAACCCAGTCCGTATGCCCTCGCTCTCCAGACGCGCCGCCCTCCGCGCGGGCGGCGCGGCCCTCCTCGCCGGGTCCGCCGGCTGTAGCGGCCGAATCGATGGCGGCGACTCCACATCCGAAACGACGACCGCGTCCGCGCCCCCGTCGTCTCGCGGAGCGTGGACGTTCGAACTCGACGGGCCGGTCGGACTCGGTCCCGCGCTCCGCGACGAGACGCTCTACGTCGGGCGGGACGACGGCACGCTCGTCGCGCTCGACTCGGCGAGCGGCGACGAACGCTGGTCGGCCGACGCCGGACGGGGCTTTTTCGGTGGGACCGGCGGCCGCGGGGCGGCTCCGGCGGTCGCGGACGGCCGCGTGTACGTCGTCCCGGGCGCGCAACGCGGCGTCGCCGGCGAGGGGTTCCGGGCCGTTGCACTCGACCGGAAGAGCGGCGAGGAAGAGTGGACGTACTCGATGGACGAGACGTCCTTCCTCACGCTCCTCGGCGTCCGCGACGGGCGCGTGCTCGTCGCGTCCAGTGACGACTACCTCCAGAACGAGGGGGAGACGCTCGCCGCGCTCGACCCGGCGAGCGGCGACGAGCAGTGGACGGGCGAGGTCGGCGACCCCGACGGGTGGGCGGTCGGCGCGGGCGGCACCTACGTCGCGTCTTACTCGGGTGTTCGCGCCGTCTCCCTCGCTGACGGGAGCGCGCGCTGGTCGAGGACCGGCCATCCGAGCGACGATGTCGCGCTCACGAACGGAACGGTCGTCGCCGGGTTCGACAGTGACACCGGCCCGAACCTCGCCGGCTTCGACCCGGAGAGCGGAAGTGTCCGCTGGCGCGCGTCCTCCTCGCGGCGCGTCACGTCCTACGCGGCCGCTGACGGCGTCGTCTACGCGAGCGGGGAGCGCGCCGCGGCCTACGACGCCGCCGACGGGGCGGAGCGCTGGACGGCGCAGTGGGGCGGCGCGCTCCTCGGCCCGCCCGTCGACGGCCGCCTCTTCGTCCACGACCGCGGTTTCCTCCACGCCTTCGACGCCGCGACCGGCGAACGCCACTGGGGGACGGAGGTCGCCCTCGACGGCGCGCTCGCCACGGGGTCGTCGCTCGTCGCGTACGTCTCGAATTCGGCCGACAGCGCTGTCCCGCCGACGCTCGTCGCGCGCCGCGCCGCGGACGGCACGCCCGCGCTCGCCGTGACGTTCGACGACGCGAACGCGCTCCGACCGCCGGTCGTCGACGGCGGCACGGTCTACGTCGCCACTGCGGCCGGACGCGTCGCCGCCTTCCGCCCTTGAGTTCTCGTCGGCTACGCGCCACCACCGTAATACCCGGGGGGTGTCCGCGCGAGCGCACGACTCTTGTAGGACGGCGTCTAATGAGCGCGTATGAAGCATCCCGGGTTGAAAGCCCGCATGTTCGTGGTCGGCATGGCGCTCTTCGCGTTCTACGCGGTCGCCGTCGCCGCCGCGATGGTCATCTGGGGGACGAACGTCCTCCCGCTCGCGGTCGCCGGGAGCATCCTGCTCGTCGGCGTCCAGTACAAGATCGGCAAATGGTCGGCGTTGCGCTCCGTGAACGCCGAAGACATGAGCGAGGACGAGTACCCAGAGATTCACCAGCGCGTCGAGTGGCTGGCGAACGACATGGACGTCGAGAAGCCGCGGCTGATGGTCGCGAACATGGGCGTCCCGAACGCCTTCGCCGTCGGCCGGAAGGGCGCGGGGACCGTCGTCGTCTCCCGCGAGCTCATGCAGCTCCTCGACATGGACGAGCTCGAAGGCGTGCTCGCCCACGAGCTCGCGCACATCAAGAACCGCGACGTCGTCATGATGGTGCTCGGGCAGGGCGTCGCGTCCGTCGTCGCCATCGTCGCGCAGTGGGCCGTGCTCCTCACGGGCGACAACGACCTCGCGGACTTCTTCCTCGCCATCGTCGTCGGGAACATCGTGCAGTTCATCGTCATGCTGTTCGTGCTCGCCATCAGCCGGTACCGCGAGTACGTCGCGGACGCCGACGCGAAGCAGTACGTCGGCGGCGGCGAACCGCTCGCCCGCGCGCTGGAGAAGATTCAGCACGGGAACGAGCGCACGACGCAGGCGC
This portion of the Halocalculus aciditolerans genome encodes:
- a CDS encoding outer membrane protein assembly factor BamB family protein; the protein is MPSLSRRAALRAGGAALLAGSAGCSGRIDGGDSTSETTTASAPPSSRGAWTFELDGPVGLGPALRDETLYVGRDDGTLVALDSASGDERWSADAGRGFFGGTGGRGAAPAVADGRVYVVPGAQRGVAGEGFRAVALDRKSGEEEWTYSMDETSFLTLLGVRDGRVLVASSDDYLQNEGETLAALDPASGDEQWTGEVGDPDGWAVGAGGTYVASYSGVRAVSLADGSARWSRTGHPSDDVALTNGTVVAGFDSDTGPNLAGFDPESGSVRWRASSSRRVTSYAAADGVVYASGERAAAYDAADGAERWTAQWGGALLGPPVDGRLFVHDRGFLHAFDAATGERHWGTEVALDGALATGSSLVAYVSNSADSAVPPTLVARRAADGTPALAVTFDDANALRPPVVDGGTVYVATAAGRVAAFRP
- a CDS encoding creatininase family protein, with protein sequence MHLGDATWTDAADADPDVALLPVGSTEQHGPHAPLATDALTASAVADAAADRYDGELVVAPTLPVGVSEEHRDFPGTLWLTPDTFRASVRETIQSLVHHGWDRVIVVNGHGGNTDALAEVTATVSRHDDAYAVAFTWFDAVGDHSKDMGHAGPLETAFLRHVHPELVHEDRIEDAAAGASPRWGDWVAGVNLAHDSHEFSENGVVGDPRDGDAERGEELETLAADALVELARAVADRDLD
- a CDS encoding dihydroneopterin aldolase family protein, encoding MATNPEQACFEAGIKFGTLYHQFAGTPVSPDSAGSLETAIAESIENQPFCESVTVDILEAELAAELADSPAEYTELTGRFMEVEVVVEHEGCRVTAAMAMEDGYPLMRLVSVDD
- a CDS encoding DUF7563 family protein — its product is MPHCQNCESFVTDAYARVFTPDTEAQPRVCPNCEDKIRDGADVRQARSTRRT
- a CDS encoding UvrD-helicase domain-containing protein; this translates as MTESDPEVTRLFGGPGSGKTTALLDRVEEILERDGVTVRDVLVVSYTRAAAAEVRERLAERLDTKPRSLRGNVSTMHAKAYELLNLSRGDVVGEKDKESFCEEYGIPYEDEYSSGSRRTARSTALGNKVIATSQWLQRTDREVADWYDVPFRWNEEEVRLPPDIDDNAQTGNKYTPTWPSSDDRYDIPEAIRAWRTYKGENDLVGFADMLERVQQRSLVPNVDYLVIDEFQDITSLQYEVYKEWRPHMESVLIAGDDDQVVYAWQGADPDLLLETKVTEDIVLPNSYRLPSKVLEVVQQEVSHIEHRQEKNLKPRKEGGTVEAVDSPSMLDLVRNVRGTIEEEEDETVMVLFRARYQLFDFLDEFIGEGIPFQALTDQRMWTDRLQQYVNAVEALDAGEDVDGMQARRLVDMLQESAFGTNDRGDLRQVVEDREEELGIDDPTQVTVDADTVRDIIPFVPGPSSAADMLRKVTRYQRRSVDAYFSGDYRGTAPDRVRLGTIHSAKGREADHVFVATDLTEKVVEQMAATADPDDLPEGIEEFTRQTDPVPILTDNERRVFYVGMSRARERLVIMQNLVDGAPTLPIDVLLYGEPTDKPLGETLDETAPINFH
- a CDS encoding DUF5790 family protein, with the protein product MSQSSLDDDELFGEAAAEMREDVETHLAKARDALPEGKAVWDVEADNTLGVLNGLKSALAADEVDTHLRDAKKWYTIGERADAFEDASDLQAEIEEIESVLDDLQAVSEHVAELTGTIPELRSKLDDLHADDDE
- a CDS encoding DUF7533 family protein — translated: MGIIGTLGFAGMLVVAAPLIVFGVRRSLAGDPFGYAALGLAVLLLTVPTVLPNPLDPGDYLEKLGGTLVKDPDED
- a CDS encoding riboflavin synthase, translated to MFTGIVEATSRVERVTDTEDGRRLRLEDGGLGPFEHGQSISVSGVCLTVEEYGDGWFSVFTASETLEKTTLDAVEAGDGVNVERAMPVDGRLDGHVVQGHVDTTTDVVGVERVGEDWTFTFALPDGYERYVAPKGSVALDGISLTVAAVDDDAGTFDVAIIPTTYDETTLAERAVGDRVNVEVDVVAKYVDRLDSY
- a CDS encoding M24 family metallopeptidase codes for the protein MPPTGDDAGGDSGRATPDRAASRPGYGALAAELAARDAVGFVAVGDRFDDDLRYLTRFSGPDRAWPFVYAGEEAFLCAPALFAEQAREEFAGTVLTQGDLAADAAGAQAAELLAEHAGLDGGTVLVPASLPHDAAVYLERAGFALESTDAVAEARRVKSAWEVERLREVQAAAQAGMARAETVLAEAAVRETDDRLVHEGVPVTTEYLRREVNAVLGAEGVSDAHNTVVAAGGACADLHFYGDVPVHADETVLLDVSPRGPEGYYGDLTRTFVVDSSGGWDRRAYLAVESAQDMAFDAIEAGAPAESVHEEGAAEIVAYGFGAGADLDAGFTHGVGHGVGVSLHEAPSLTASEELRVGDVVTVEPGVYDPEKGGVRIEDLVVVTEDGFENLTDYPRSSTPRVRR
- a CDS encoding PrsW family intramembrane metalloprotease — encoded protein: MPDSPDAYDPVRRAAADDADLYDVADWEDRSIVDHVATRLHAFLTTNVEYILAVVAVLILAAQFAIVGVAAVSNPFIAVFTVLSVIPAFFLALVVWKIDVTIKEPLDLMVVTFLLGFLFAGFAAVVNTMLQGVFQVVPLVGMVLFFFLVVGPVEETVKWLAVRLYAYDSPNFDSVVDGAVYGAIAGLGFATVENFIYITRPALQAASTGGGQAALQAALDTAAVRLFAGPGHVIYSAFAGYYLGLAKFNPGKRGPIVVKGLLVAAVIHATYNSLVGHVGVLTYFLPIGGGVAYLLFVFVYDGVFFYILYRKLARYREKYREYDAGRVDDDFDGLTPAVERVD
- the azf gene encoding NAD-dependent glucose-6-phosphate dehydrogenase Azf; this translates as MVSRVLLTGAGGRVGQAILDGIGDDYDWRLLDRDPPTENPDHEFVIADITDPDEMREAMQGVDAVVHLAGDPRPEAPWDSVLRNNIDGTKVVLDAAVDADVDKFAFASSNHAVAHYETERKPDLYRTHDEFKLDGTELPRPGNLYGVSKAAGETLGRYYHDEHDLSFVSVRIGNLTKGHPPIDYERGQAMWLSHRDCAHLFDCCLEAEYDYEIVYGISDNDRKYYSLERAKEVLGYSPRDNSAHFDGDERVE
- a CDS encoding M48 family metallopeptidase; the protein is MFVVGMALFAFYAVAVAAAMVIWGTNVLPLAVAGSILLVGVQYKIGKWSALRSVNAEDMSEDEYPEIHQRVEWLANDMDVEKPRLMVANMGVPNAFAVGRKGAGTVVVSRELMQLLDMDELEGVLAHELAHIKNRDVVMMVLGQGVASVVAIVAQWAVLLTGDNDLADFFLAIVVGNIVQFIVMLFVLAISRYREYVADADAKQYVGGGEPLARALEKIQHGNERTTQAQSQRSPRGRGRQQPGVTDQVGALCIFDDDERSLVTRLVATHPPVEKRIQRLRE